In the genome of Streptomyces fagopyri, the window GCCGTGGTGAAGGCCAGCCAGCCGCGCACGGCGATCCGCAGTTCGGGCCGCTCCACAGCCGCGGGGCCGAAGTCCGGGTCCGCGGCGAGCGCCTCCAGGATCTGCCGCTCCTGGACGGCCAGTGCCCGCCGGTAGACCGCACGCACCGCCCGGTCACCGGCCGCGTCGGCACGGTGGAAGGCGCGGAAGCCGTGGGCGTGCGTCTCGACGTACGCCAGGAAGGTGTCCAGGCCGGCTCCGAGCTGCTCCCGCACGGCGACCCCCGGCGCCGCTGCCGTCATGCGCAGCATGCGCTCGCTCTCGCGCTCCACGACCGCGGCGAAGAAGTCCCGTTTGGTCGGGAAGTAGTGGTAGAGGAGACCGCGCGACACACCGGCGATCTCGGCGACCTGCTCGATCCACACCTCGTCGTACGGACTCTCCGAGAACAGCCGCGCCCCCACCGACAGGAGCTGCTCCCTGCGTTCCCCGGTACTGAGCCGACGACGCGTGCGCTCCTCCCCTTCCCCGCGTCTCGCAGCCATGTCCCGCACCTTACTTGACGTCGGTTCAGCAACGGGAACAGACTGGGATCCGCTGTTGAACCCGCGTACAACAGAGCCGAACGGCCGCAGGCACAAGGGAGATCGCGTGATGGCGGAGACGACAGGGTCCGTACTGCCCAAGGGGTTCCGCAGTGCCGAACTGGGCTGGCCGGAGCTGCGCCGCATCCCGCATCCGCCGTACCGGATCCCGGTCGTCGGGGACGTGATCGGCTCCCGCATCCGCTCCCCCTTGCAGGATTCGATGCGCTTCGGGCGGCAGCTCGGGCCGATCTTCCGGCGCAGGGCCTTCGGCAAGGAGATCGTCTTCGTGTGGGGCGCGGAACTCGCGGCCGAACTCGCGGACGAGACCAGGTTCGCCAAGCACGTGGGACTCGGGGTCGCCAACCTCAGGCCGGTCGCCGGGGACGGGTTGTTCACGGCCTACAACCACGAGCCGAACTGGCAGCTGGCGCACGACGTCCTGGCTCCCGGCTTCAGCCGCGAGGCCATGGAGGGCTACCACCCGATGATGCTGGCCGTCGCCGAGCGGCTGACCGACCGCTGGGACCGGGAGCGAGCCGCCGGACGCGCGGTCGACGTGCCCGCCGACATGACGAAGCTGACGCTGGAGACGATCGCCCGC includes:
- a CDS encoding TetR/AcrR family transcriptional regulator; its protein translation is MAARRGEGEERTRRRLSTGERREQLLSVGARLFSESPYDEVWIEQVAEIAGVSRGLLYHYFPTKRDFFAAVVERESERMLRMTAAAPGVAVREQLGAGLDTFLAYVETHAHGFRAFHRADAAGDRAVRAVYRRALAVQERQILEALAADPDFGPAAVERPELRIAVRGWLAFTTAVCLEWLRGAELTREQLRDLCARALLGAIAP